In Leptolyngbya sp. O-77, the genomic window TGTCATGAGCGGGTATAGCAGCCTCAGAGGGCTAGAAGACTTCATGAAGCGTCACCAGCAGGAGGTCGCTGAATTATTCGACTTAGCGAAAGCGAAACTCCCCAGTTACTCCACCTTGCGGGATATGACTCTGCATGTGGATGCCCTCAAGGTTACTGAAATATTCATGCGATGGGCGAACCAAGCATTGCCGACAGAACCAGGGGAGGTGATATCGCTGGATGGCAAAGCGTTAGCTAGTACCCTGAAGGACTGCTATGGCGAGCAGCAAGATTTTGTCACCGTCGTGAGTGCCTGTGTGCAACGGTGGGATGTGGTGATTGGGCAAGTGAGCTTCCATAATGGCGAAAGCAGTGAGATTGTAAGCGTTAGACACTTGCTGCAACAGCTTGATGTCAAAGGCGTGTGGGTGACCTTGGATGCGTTGCACACCCAAAAAAACGGTTTGTGAGATTATCGACGTTGGCAATCATTACTGCATTGGACTCAAAGCCAATCAACGCAAGTTGCTGGAGCAGGCACAGCAGTGCGCTCAAACTCAAGTTCCTCTGAGTTCTCACGAGTTCCTCGATACCTCTCATGGTCGGGTTGTGACTCGTCGGGTTCGAGTCTTTGCTGCTCCCCCAGACTATCCCAAGATTGGCAAGCGTTAGCGGCATTTGTCTGCGTTGAGCGTTCGGGAGTCCGTCAGCGACAGCCTTTTAAGCGACAGTCCTGGTTTATCATCTCTCAAGTCATAGACGCTCAACAGCTGAGTGGGATGATTCAAGCCCATCGGGGCACAACAGAAAACAAATTACATTGGGTTAAAGATGTCGTGCAGGGTGAAGATGCTTCCTGGATTCGCGCTGCTAACCCTGCAACGCTGATGGCACTGTTGCGCTCCTGGGCAATTTCTTTGTTTCGTAAAGCTGGCTATTCCTCCATTACAAAAGCCATTCGCTTGTTCCAGCATGATTTGCCGACTCTGATTTCTTTTATCTAGAGAATCAGCCCTACCCTTATTAAGGGGGGCTAGGGGGGATCTGCCGATCGCTTCTGCATCCGACCCGATCCCCCTAAATCCTCGCGCTACCGCGCCGCTGCGCTAGAAGCAAGGGGGACTTCCGAGCCGTCCCGGCTCCTCTTCTTCTGCGGGAGAAGGGCTGGGGATGAGGGCGATCGCTCGTTTTTCA contains:
- a CDS encoding ISAs1 family transposase, with product MLLMTLLGVMSGYSSLRGLEDFMKRHQQEVAELFDLAKAKLPSYSTLRDMTLHVDALKVTEIFMRWANQALPTEPGEVISLDGKALASTLKDCYGEQQDFVTVVSACVQRWDVVIGQVSFHNGESSEIVSVRHLLQQLDVKGVWVTLDALHTQKNGL